One Kitasatospora sp. NBC_01266 genomic window carries:
- a CDS encoding PstS family phosphate ABC transporter substrate-binding protein → MRHTAAKLFASVAIAASLATVAAGQATADPTVTPAAQDIVGTGSDTIQAVLNQFSTDYNASLTAAGDTTSPRLYSWDATPAGNITPKTGASTIARPNGSGGGISALNNNTKTTVDFARSSRGPQSTDPSTDDFVAFAQDGVSWAGNATGVAPANLSTADLKGIYTCSITNWNQITDVSGYTGPNAAIQAYLPQSNSGTRAFFLQAIGGGTTVAPGSCVQAYTPEENEGTDSVFNNPNVIYPYSAAHYIGQTVGGHTTTTDAPGYLTLRNIDGINPIASSALNPAFTGTNYGRTVYNVVRDAEFNGTGTQSTALQNIFGASGWICNSTTAAADIASYGFAALPPFACGAVVHS, encoded by the coding sequence ATGCGTCACACCGCCGCCAAGCTGTTCGCGAGCGTCGCGATCGCCGCCTCGCTGGCCACCGTCGCCGCCGGCCAGGCCACCGCCGACCCGACCGTGACCCCGGCCGCCCAGGACATCGTGGGCACCGGCTCGGACACCATCCAGGCCGTGCTGAACCAGTTCTCGACCGACTACAACGCCTCGCTGACCGCTGCCGGCGACACCACCTCGCCGCGCCTCTACAGCTGGGACGCCACCCCGGCCGGCAACATCACGCCGAAGACCGGTGCGAGCACCATCGCCCGCCCGAACGGCTCCGGCGGCGGCATCTCCGCGCTGAACAACAACACCAAGACCACCGTGGACTTCGCCCGCTCCTCGCGCGGTCCGCAGAGCACCGACCCGAGCACCGACGACTTCGTGGCCTTCGCGCAGGACGGTGTCTCCTGGGCGGGCAACGCCACGGGCGTGGCGCCGGCCAACCTGAGCACGGCCGACCTCAAGGGCATCTACACCTGCTCGATCACCAACTGGAACCAGATCACCGACGTCTCCGGCTACACCGGCCCGAACGCCGCCATCCAGGCCTACCTCCCGCAGTCCAACTCCGGCACCCGGGCCTTCTTCCTGCAGGCGATCGGCGGCGGCACCACGGTTGCCCCCGGCAGCTGCGTGCAGGCCTACACCCCGGAGGAGAACGAGGGCACGGACTCGGTCTTCAACAACCCGAACGTGATCTACCCGTACTCCGCCGCGCACTACATCGGCCAGACCGTCGGTGGCCACACCACCACGACCGACGCCCCCGGCTACCTGACCCTGCGCAACATCGACGGCATCAACCCGATCGCCAGCAGCGCCCTGAACCCGGCCTTCACCGGCACCAACTACGGCCGCACGGTCTACAACGTGGTCCGTGACGCCGAGTTCAACGGCACCGGCACCCAGTCCACCGCGCTGCAGAACATCTTCGGCGCCAGCGGCTGGATCTGCAACAGCACCACCGCCGCCGCCGACATCGCGAGCTACGGCTTCGCCGCGCTGCCGCCCTTCGCCTGCGGCGCCGTCGTCCACTCCTGA
- a CDS encoding YegP family protein codes for MPSTGSLRDAHVSRQSSGPCGAGDRGGWGLVGREGGGRVGTDPVRGGFQVERAANGRYQWQLKAPNGRIVAVSSPVYDSPQEASRVFAALRADAAELTARITHVRDGIGWIWVVPGSRGVPEARSNRAYERYATCQNAFRRFVALLERQAGDAAQPRPGGPPDGLRERSPESEPGPEPAPESAVPAVPAVPAEPAVPLPPMRSGGDA; via the coding sequence GTGCCGAGCACGGGATCTCTACGCGACGCCCACGTGTCCCGGCAATCCTCGGGGCCGTGTGGCGCCGGGGACAGGGGCGGGTGGGGCCTGGTGGGCCGAGAAGGCGGGGGTCGGGTCGGCACTGACCCGGTCCGGGGTGGATTTCAGGTCGAGCGTGCGGCGAACGGGCGTTACCAGTGGCAGCTCAAGGCACCGAACGGACGGATCGTCGCGGTCTCGTCCCCGGTGTACGACTCGCCGCAGGAGGCGAGCCGGGTGTTCGCGGCACTGCGTGCGGACGCGGCCGAGTTAACGGCACGTATCACTCATGTGAGAGACGGGATCGGCTGGATCTGGGTGGTGCCCGGCTCGCGCGGGGTGCCGGAGGCGCGCTCGAACCGGGCCTATGAGCGGTACGCCACCTGCCAGAACGCGTTCCGGCGCTTCGTGGCGCTGCTGGAACGGCAGGCGGGCGACGCCGCGCAGCCGCGACCGGGTGGCCCGCCGGACGGGTTGCGGGAGCGCTCCCCCGAATCCGAACCCGGACCCGAACCCGCGCCCGAATCCGCAGTGCCCGCAGTGCCTGCCGTTCCCGCCGAACCCGCCGTGCCGCTGCCGCCGATGAGATCCGGCGGCGATGCCTGA
- a CDS encoding DUF3224 domain-containing protein, with protein sequence MNSTSEAISTSGWFTSANWAESPIGPGDPATTPRLARAAVSNNFTGGLTAAGTVCEYTLSYVTERTGVLNGLELITGSLDGRRGSFVIEQRGSFDEDGSVHCSFEVVAGSGTGALTGLRGSGSFRSRQGESAVPYVFGYDGLDQHEN encoded by the coding sequence ATGAACAGCACCAGCGAGGCCATCAGTACCAGTGGTTGGTTCACCTCCGCCAACTGGGCGGAGTCCCCGATCGGCCCCGGCGACCCGGCGACCACCCCGCGGCTGGCCCGTGCCGCCGTCAGCAACAACTTCACCGGCGGCCTCACCGCCGCCGGCACCGTCTGCGAGTACACGCTGAGCTATGTGACCGAGAGGACCGGCGTCCTCAACGGCCTGGAGCTGATCACCGGCAGCCTCGACGGCCGGCGGGGCAGCTTCGTGATCGAGCAGCGCGGCAGCTTCGACGAGGACGGCAGCGTGCACTGCTCCTTCGAGGTGGTCGCCGGTTCGGGCACCGGCGCGCTGACCGGCCTGCGCGGCAGCGGCAGCTTCCGATCGCGGCAGGGCGAGTCGGCCGTGCCGTACGTCTTCGGTTACGACGGGCTTGACCAGCACGAGAACTGA
- a CDS encoding LCP family protein: MAEHRSRRAARTRRTGPLRLAGRTLACGVCLAVLGTTGFTWYTYRSLTTGMTTSNALEQVKQDAPKKLDNSVNLLLIGLDSRKDMNGNDLPKQFVQDELNAGSSQIGGYNTNSLILLHIPAGGGKVEAVSIPRDDYVMTYNGDGSEQGMHKIKEAYGKAKEQAAPGLQAKGLKGAALEQAGRDAGRAATIETVQKFLDVPIDHFAEVNLLGFYDIAQAVQPITVCLNAATKDPAEDLQGSGADFHAGLNSLNASQALSFVRQRHNLAGGDFDRTHRQQAFIAAVEYKLRQDGLFGDLGRMQQLFDAVKKDVVIDDKWNLLDFIQQAPDLTGGNVEFNTLPVKALQPPVVIPDDGPKPVDVNYVDEALNQRTVKVLFGYSDATSGSASASASTAASAPVPSPAASSPSPFASPSARSGHRAGATPTPTPIPTPAAIPTPSPSVSDPAAGMVMQGKAVQGDNGIPCVD; encoded by the coding sequence GTGGCTGAGCACCGCAGCAGGCGCGCCGCCCGGACCCGCCGCACCGGGCCGCTGCGGCTGGCCGGCCGCACCCTGGCCTGCGGCGTCTGCCTGGCCGTGCTCGGCACCACCGGCTTTACCTGGTACACCTACCGGAGCCTGACCACCGGGATGACCACCTCGAACGCGCTGGAGCAGGTGAAGCAGGACGCGCCGAAGAAGCTCGACAACTCGGTCAACCTGCTGCTGATCGGCCTGGACAGCCGCAAGGACATGAACGGCAACGACCTGCCGAAGCAGTTCGTCCAGGACGAACTGAACGCCGGCTCCAGTCAGATCGGCGGCTACAACACCAACAGCCTGATCCTGCTGCACATCCCGGCCGGCGGCGGCAAGGTCGAGGCGGTGTCGATCCCGCGCGACGACTACGTGATGACCTACAACGGCGACGGCTCCGAGCAGGGCATGCACAAGATCAAGGAGGCCTACGGCAAGGCCAAGGAGCAGGCGGCACCCGGTCTGCAGGCCAAGGGCCTCAAAGGCGCGGCCCTGGAGCAGGCGGGCCGTGACGCGGGGCGCGCGGCGACCATCGAGACCGTGCAGAAGTTCCTCGACGTCCCGATCGACCACTTCGCCGAGGTCAACCTGCTCGGCTTCTACGACATCGCCCAGGCCGTGCAGCCGATCACGGTCTGCCTGAACGCCGCGACCAAGGACCCGGCCGAGGACCTCCAGGGCTCCGGCGCCGACTTCCACGCCGGCCTCAACAGCCTGAACGCCTCCCAGGCGCTCTCCTTCGTCCGCCAGCGCCACAACCTGGCGGGCGGTGACTTCGACCGCACCCACCGCCAGCAGGCGTTCATCGCGGCGGTCGAGTACAAGCTCCGGCAGGACGGACTCTTCGGCGACCTCGGCAGGATGCAGCAGCTCTTCGACGCGGTGAAGAAGGACGTGGTGATCGACGACAAGTGGAACCTGCTGGACTTCATCCAGCAGGCACCCGATCTCACCGGCGGCAACGTGGAGTTCAACACACTGCCGGTGAAGGCGCTGCAGCCGCCGGTGGTGATCCCGGACGACGGCCCGAAGCCGGTGGACGTCAACTACGTGGATGAAGCGCTGAACCAGCGCACGGTCAAGGTGCTGTTCGGCTACTCCGACGCCACGTCCGGTTCCGCGTCGGCGTCCGCGTCCACTGCGGCGTCCGCACCGGTGCCGTCGCCCGCCGCGAGTTCACCCTCGCCGTTCGCGTCGCCGTCCGCCAGGTCGGGCCACCGCGCCGGCGCGACGCCGACCCCGACGCCGATTCCGACACCGGCCGCAATCCCGACTCCGAGTCCGAGCGTCTCCGATCCGGCGGCCGGAATGGTGATGCAGGGCAAGGCCGTTCAGGGTGACAACGGGATCCCCTGCGTCGACTGA
- a CDS encoding DUF6542 domain-containing protein: MSTDAAPQPATRRRPRRQRPRVTVPAAPLAVGLPVLGAVFDETANGGIGRGFAVCAVLGTLLAAWFCGPAGRWWVVTAPPVLVLGLTAVAELLWHGDKYRGKALATGAVRWSVHAFPVIACSIGAALLVIVVRTVVERGRERGGRRG; this comes from the coding sequence GTGTCGACTGACGCCGCACCGCAACCGGCCACCCGCCGCCGACCCCGGCGGCAGCGGCCCCGGGTGACCGTCCCCGCCGCACCGCTCGCCGTCGGGCTGCCGGTGCTGGGCGCCGTGTTCGACGAGACGGCCAACGGCGGGATCGGCCGCGGCTTCGCCGTCTGCGCCGTGCTCGGCACGCTGCTGGCGGCCTGGTTCTGCGGTCCGGCCGGCCGCTGGTGGGTGGTCACCGCACCGCCGGTGCTGGTGCTCGGCCTCACGGCGGTGGCCGAACTGCTCTGGCACGGCGACAAGTACCGGGGCAAGGCGCTGGCCACCGGCGCGGTGCGCTGGTCCGTCCACGCGTTCCCGGTGATCGCCTGCTCGATCGGGGCGGCGCTGCTGGTGATCGTGGTCCGCACGGTCGTCGAGCGCGGCCGTGAGCGCGGGGGGCGCCGTGGCTGA
- a CDS encoding LCP family protein yields MPADPQPDPEFEDGLVRAFDQAAEHVRSESQPLVTGGLVRGRVRRRRRRIAALTGSVTAVAVIAGGGLFAAALGSSPPVPTSHALTEAARSAPPRLDKGVNILLMGVDSRTALDGSAVPDSLVRDQLHAGSSDLGGFLTDTLLVLHIPAGGDGRVEAVSIPREDYVQSAGADGGMQKISYVYGIAKAAAEAKLQGKGLSPAQLAQQGSEAGRTATIATVQQFLGIPIDHFAEVDMLGFYDIAQAVGPIQVCLNHATSDSLGSGFSGRAGINTLDPAQALAFVRQRHGLPNADLDRTHRQQAFIASALHTLGQQGLFGDLGKAQGLLAAVKKDVVIDDQWNLLDFMQQVPDLVGGNVEFNTLPITGFATVSTRGFEESVNTVDPVRIRQVVQQLFGGAPAASGSPASGAALPSAPTAPTAPTASGGAPPVGPAVQGNEGIPCVD; encoded by the coding sequence ATGCCAGCCGATCCGCAGCCCGACCCGGAGTTCGAGGACGGGCTGGTCCGTGCCTTCGACCAGGCGGCCGAGCACGTCCGGAGCGAGTCGCAGCCCCTGGTGACCGGCGGCCTGGTCCGCGGCCGGGTCCGGCGCCGGCGTCGGCGGATCGCCGCGCTCACCGGCAGCGTGACGGCGGTCGCGGTGATCGCCGGGGGCGGCCTGTTCGCCGCCGCGCTCGGCAGCAGCCCTCCGGTGCCCACCTCGCACGCGCTGACCGAGGCGGCCAGGAGCGCGCCGCCGAGGCTGGACAAGGGCGTCAACATCCTGCTGATGGGCGTGGACAGCCGAACGGCGCTGGACGGCAGTGCCGTGCCCGACTCCCTCGTCCGGGACCAGCTGCACGCCGGATCCAGCGACCTCGGCGGCTTCCTCACCGACACCCTGCTCGTGCTGCACATCCCGGCGGGCGGTGACGGCAGGGTCGAGGCGGTCTCCATCCCCCGCGAGGACTATGTGCAGTCGGCCGGTGCCGACGGCGGGATGCAGAAGATCTCGTACGTCTACGGGATCGCCAAGGCCGCCGCCGAGGCCAAGCTGCAGGGCAAGGGCCTGTCGCCGGCCCAGCTGGCGCAGCAGGGCAGCGAGGCGGGCCGCACCGCCACCATCGCGACCGTCCAGCAGTTCCTCGGGATCCCGATCGACCACTTCGCCGAGGTCGACATGCTCGGCTTCTACGACATCGCCCAGGCCGTCGGCCCGATCCAGGTCTGCCTGAACCACGCGACCTCGGACTCGCTGGGCTCCGGCTTCTCGGGCCGGGCCGGCATCAACACCCTTGACCCGGCCCAGGCCCTGGCCTTCGTGCGGCAGCGGCACGGCCTGCCGAACGCCGACCTGGACCGGACGCACCGCCAGCAGGCCTTCATCGCCTCGGCGCTGCACACGCTCGGGCAGCAGGGCCTGTTCGGCGACCTCGGCAAGGCGCAGGGGCTGCTGGCCGCGGTGAAGAAGGACGTGGTGATCGACGACCAGTGGAACCTGCTCGACTTCATGCAGCAGGTGCCGGACCTGGTCGGCGGCAACGTCGAGTTCAACACCCTGCCGATCACCGGGTTCGCGACGGTCAGCACCCGCGGTTTCGAGGAGAGCGTCAACACGGTCGACCCGGTGCGGATCCGGCAGGTGGTCCAGCAGCTGTTCGGGGGCGCTCCGGCGGCGTCGGGCAGTCCGGCGTCCGGCGCCGCGCTGCCGTCGGCACCGACAGCACCGACAGCACCGACGGCGTCGGGCGGTGCGCCGCCCGTGGGTCCGGCTGTTCAGGGCAACGAAGGGATTCCGTGTGTCGACTGA
- a CDS encoding SigE family RNA polymerase sigma factor: MTKSSSSAREAMEEEFLAFATGRSGQLYRSAYFLTGGDGHLAEDLVQETLGRMYTHWHRTTRPGRNGKIADPAAYAQTVLVRQFLSHQRRRSNRERPAAVLPDRTGHEVDASLRITLTEALARLPAKDRAVLVLRYWEDRSVEETATVLRANAGTVRVRSVRALARLRALLGDSLAELATR; this comes from the coding sequence ATGACCAAGAGCAGCAGTAGCGCGCGTGAGGCGATGGAGGAGGAGTTCCTCGCCTTCGCGACCGGACGCTCCGGGCAGCTGTACCGCTCCGCGTACTTCCTGACCGGGGGCGACGGGCATCTGGCCGAGGACCTGGTGCAGGAGACGCTCGGCCGGATGTACACGCACTGGCACCGGACCACCCGGCCCGGGCGGAACGGGAAGATCGCGGACCCGGCGGCGTACGCGCAGACCGTGCTGGTCCGGCAGTTCCTCTCGCACCAGCGCCGGCGCAGCAACCGGGAGCGGCCGGCGGCCGTGCTGCCGGACCGCACGGGGCACGAGGTGGACGCCAGCCTGCGGATCACGCTGACCGAGGCGCTGGCCCGGCTGCCGGCCAAGGACCGCGCGGTGCTGGTGCTGCGGTACTGGGAGGACCGCAGCGTCGAGGAGACCGCTACGGTGCTGCGCGCCAACGCCGGCACCGTGCGCGTCCGCAGTGTCCGGGCGCTGGCCAGGCTGCGGGCGCTGCTCGGCGACTCGCTGGCCGAACTCGCCACCCGCTGA
- a CDS encoding MBL fold metallo-hydrolase: MEQTHITLGEVEVGRVMEHQAPLVPAATMLPDFPPEVWRDNQAWLAPDFWEPASGALVLAVQTWVLRSEGRTILVDTGVGNGRHRPHAPHFANWDTDFLDGLAAVGVRPADVDLVVNTHLHADHVGWNTELRDGSWVPTFPNARYLLPAADFDAADPAQQHGRPEPRTEAEFRRRESQAQLFADSIAPVHQAGQLDLWQDSHRIDGNLTLEAAPGHTPGSSVLRLASGGDRAVFVGDILHSPIQILDPACNSCFCADQAQAAATRRRVLERASDERELIIPAHFGGSGITEVRRAGDTFAITGWAGAGA, encoded by the coding sequence ATGGAGCAGACGCACATCACACTGGGCGAGGTCGAGGTCGGCCGGGTCATGGAGCACCAGGCGCCGCTCGTCCCGGCGGCGACGATGCTGCCGGACTTCCCGCCCGAGGTCTGGCGCGACAACCAGGCGTGGCTGGCCCCCGACTTCTGGGAGCCGGCCAGCGGCGCGCTGGTGCTCGCCGTGCAGACCTGGGTACTGCGCAGCGAGGGGCGGACGATCCTGGTCGACACCGGCGTCGGAAACGGCCGGCACCGGCCGCACGCCCCGCACTTCGCCAACTGGGACACCGACTTCCTGGACGGCCTGGCGGCGGTGGGCGTGCGCCCGGCCGACGTCGACCTGGTGGTCAACACCCACCTGCACGCCGACCACGTGGGCTGGAACACCGAGCTCCGGGACGGGAGTTGGGTGCCCACCTTCCCCAACGCCCGCTACCTGCTGCCGGCCGCCGACTTCGACGCCGCCGACCCGGCCCAGCAGCACGGCCGCCCGGAGCCGCGCACCGAGGCCGAGTTCCGCCGTCGGGAGAGCCAGGCGCAGCTCTTCGCCGACAGCATCGCCCCGGTGCACCAGGCCGGGCAGCTCGACCTCTGGCAGGACAGCCACCGGATCGACGGCAACCTGACCCTGGAGGCGGCCCCCGGCCACACCCCCGGCTCCAGCGTGCTGCGGCTGGCTTCCGGGGGCGATCGCGCGGTCTTCGTGGGGGACATCCTGCACAGCCCGATCCAGATCCTGGATCCCGCCTGCAACAGCTGCTTCTGCGCGGACCAGGCCCAGGCCGCCGCCACCCGCCGTCGGGTGCTCGAACGGGCTTCGGACGAGCGGGAGCTGATCATCCCGGCGCACTTCGGCGGCAGCGGGATCACCGAGGTGCGCCGGGCCGGTGACACCTTCGCGATCACCGGGTGGGCGGGCGCGGGGGCCTGA
- a CDS encoding AraC family transcriptional regulator, whose translation MDVLSDAISAVRVGQPSSDRLRVAGTWCARLAAYEGAGFHVVLQGSCWLLPDDDGAPVTLGPGDVVLLSHGTGHVLASEPMGRQAIERAVDFEEWRSRQAVRSVPDGPGVTELLCGKYRLDRSHPHPLMAELPTVVQLPNRIGRHPELRSAIDLLGREVGRDAPGAGVAVPGLLDLLLVYLVRAWLTDGPADGSAAGPADGGWSAALADPVVAGALRALHEAPEQAWSNELLAARAGVSRATLARRFTALVGRSPMAYLAWWRMTSAAALLRDTQAPIDTIARQVGYGSPYALSHAFNRAFGTTPGRYRAARSTG comes from the coding sequence GTGGACGTACTCAGCGACGCGATCTCGGCGGTCCGGGTCGGGCAGCCCTCCTCCGACCGGCTGCGGGTGGCCGGCACCTGGTGCGCCCGGCTGGCCGCGTACGAGGGCGCGGGGTTCCACGTGGTGCTGCAGGGCAGTTGCTGGCTGCTGCCGGACGACGACGGCGCGCCCGTCACGCTCGGCCCCGGCGACGTGGTGCTGCTGTCGCACGGCACCGGGCATGTGCTGGCGAGCGAACCGATGGGGCGCCAGGCGATCGAGCGGGCGGTGGACTTCGAGGAGTGGCGGTCGCGGCAGGCCGTCCGGTCGGTGCCCGACGGGCCCGGGGTGACCGAGCTGCTCTGCGGGAAGTACCGGCTGGACCGCAGCCACCCGCACCCACTGATGGCCGAGCTGCCGACCGTGGTGCAGCTGCCGAACCGGATCGGCCGGCACCCCGAACTCCGGTCCGCGATCGACCTGTTGGGCCGCGAGGTGGGGCGGGATGCGCCGGGGGCCGGGGTGGCGGTGCCCGGACTGCTCGATCTGCTGCTGGTCTACCTGGTGCGGGCCTGGCTCACGGACGGCCCCGCCGACGGCTCGGCAGCCGGCCCGGCGGACGGCGGCTGGTCAGCCGCACTGGCCGACCCCGTGGTCGCCGGAGCCCTGCGCGCGCTGCACGAGGCCCCCGAACAGGCCTGGAGCAACGAGCTGCTGGCCGCCCGGGCCGGCGTCTCCCGGGCCACCCTGGCCCGCCGGTTCACCGCGCTGGTCGGGCGCTCCCCGATGGCCTACCTGGCCTGGTGGCGGATGACCAGCGCGGCCGCGCTGCTGCGCGACACCCAGGCGCCGATCGACACCATCGCGCGCCAGGTGGGCTACGGCTCGCCGTACGCGCTGTCGCACGCCTTCAACCGCGCCTTCGGCACCACACCGGGCCGCTACCGGGCCGCGCGGTCGACCGGCTGA
- a CDS encoding MarR family winged helix-turn-helix transcriptional regulator: MSAMGDGAAERESYGFELPLLLFAGFRSIIDQLHAELAEQGHPDARPAHGFALQAVGLQGASASEVGRRLGVSKQAAGKTIDRLEALGYVSRVEDPADARRKLVRLTPRGVDMLARSAAVFERLRADWVARLGEDRVRELERDLRTMVPAGFFRLDVAGWFGQ, translated from the coding sequence ATGTCCGCGATGGGTGACGGCGCGGCGGAGCGCGAGAGCTACGGGTTCGAGCTGCCGCTGCTGCTCTTCGCGGGCTTCCGCTCGATCATCGACCAGCTGCACGCCGAACTCGCCGAACAGGGCCACCCGGACGCTCGCCCGGCCCATGGCTTCGCCCTGCAGGCGGTGGGCCTGCAGGGCGCGAGCGCGAGTGAGGTGGGGCGTCGGCTGGGCGTCTCCAAGCAGGCGGCCGGCAAGACGATCGACCGGCTGGAGGCGCTCGGCTACGTCTCCCGGGTGGAGGATCCGGCCGACGCCCGGCGCAAGCTGGTCCGGCTCACCCCGCGCGGTGTGGACATGCTGGCCCGCTCCGCCGCCGTCTTCGAGCGGCTGCGGGCCGACTGGGTGGCCCGGTTGGGCGAGGACCGGGTGCGCGAGCTGGAGCGGGACCTGCGGACCATGGTGCCGGCGGGGTTCTTCCGGCTGGACGTGGCGGGGTGGTTCGGCCAGTAG
- a CDS encoding carboxymuconolactone decarboxylase family protein codes for MSRPYFPAHTLDSAPAAAHAAMESTQRHFGHLPEAVGKMAESPELLTGFLDLSARFERSSLDQLAREVVVLTIATRNVCHLCVAMHTAKLTKLGADPALIEALRTGTPLPDPRLAAVRAFTLELLATAGAASPEALDAFLAHGFTPRNALEVVLGIGTYTLSTFANRLTDAQPDAQLAAFAWEPAGV; via the coding sequence ATGTCCCGACCCTACTTCCCGGCCCACACCCTGGACTCCGCTCCCGCCGCCGCACACGCCGCGATGGAGTCCACCCAGCGGCACTTCGGCCACCTGCCCGAAGCGGTCGGCAAGATGGCCGAATCCCCCGAGCTGCTCACCGGGTTCCTCGACCTGAGCGCCCGCTTCGAGCGCAGCTCACTGGACCAGCTCGCCCGCGAGGTGGTCGTGCTGACCATCGCCACCCGCAACGTCTGCCACCTCTGCGTGGCCATGCACACCGCCAAGCTGACCAAGCTCGGCGCCGACCCCGCCCTGATCGAGGCGCTGCGCACGGGCACCCCGCTGCCCGACCCCCGCCTCGCCGCCGTCCGCGCCTTCACCCTGGAGCTGCTCGCCACCGCCGGCGCCGCCTCCCCCGAGGCCCTGGACGCCTTCCTCGCGCACGGCTTCACCCCGCGCAACGCCCTGGAGGTGGTGCTCGGAATCGGCACCTACACCCTGTCCACCTTCGCCAACCGCCTCACCGACGCCCAACCGGACGCCCAGCTGGCCGCGTTCGCCTGGGAGCCGGCCGGCGTCTGA
- a CDS encoding sensor histidine kinase, which translates to MATTPDEPAPHRVPEISSLGLDTLVTEVSERLQSAAAVTDRMQRLLEAVVSVGAGLDLHATLERIASGAAELVDARYAALGVISPTGHGLSDFIHVGIDDATAAEIGDLPSGRGILGVLIDRPEPLLLDDLSKDPRASGFPAHHPPMGSFLGEPIRVRDEVFGHLYLTEKHGGGGFTPEDAQVVHALAAAAGVAIENARLYEEGRRRERWIAGAAAVTTALLSTDNAHDALTVAAERVRELADAELGMIMLPTGDGGLRVSHASGRDAEYVVGELVPGAGYAARLRDGESVFIDDMSKDPALVMRLARRYGPSMALPMVAGGQVLGGLVVWRALGARPFSDVTKELAATFASQAALALRLAEGQHDKQRLAVFQDRDRIARDLHDLVIQRLFATGMMLESAARRAAVPEVTERIGHAVDELDATIQEVRTTIYALQHDDHGDEPDTLRTRVLREGSQAAAALGFKPSMTFTGPVENLVGDATARQLLAALREMLSNTARHARASRVVVEVDATVHLGDDGHPVSGDPEALDRPGRPGVLLTVTDDGVGIPEGGRRSGLANLRRRAEALGGDAWHEPGPDRRGTRVRWSARL; encoded by the coding sequence ATGGCGACCACCCCCGATGAGCCCGCTCCGCACCGGGTGCCCGAGATCTCCTCGCTCGGCCTCGACACGCTGGTGACCGAGGTGTCCGAGCGACTGCAGTCGGCCGCCGCAGTCACCGACCGGATGCAGCGGCTGCTGGAAGCGGTGGTCTCGGTCGGCGCGGGCCTGGACCTGCACGCGACCTTGGAGCGGATCGCCTCCGGGGCGGCGGAGCTGGTGGACGCCCGGTACGCCGCGCTCGGGGTGATCTCGCCGACCGGGCACGGGCTGAGCGACTTCATCCACGTCGGGATCGACGACGCGACCGCCGCCGAGATCGGCGACCTGCCCTCGGGGCGGGGGATCCTGGGCGTACTGATCGACCGTCCCGAGCCGCTGCTGCTGGACGACCTCTCCAAGGACCCGCGCGCGAGCGGGTTCCCGGCGCACCACCCGCCGATGGGCTCCTTCCTCGGGGAGCCGATCCGGGTGCGCGACGAGGTCTTCGGCCACCTCTACCTGACCGAGAAGCACGGCGGCGGCGGGTTCACGCCCGAGGACGCCCAGGTGGTGCACGCGCTCGCGGCGGCCGCCGGGGTGGCGATCGAGAACGCCCGGCTGTACGAGGAGGGGCGCCGCCGCGAACGCTGGATCGCGGGCGCCGCCGCCGTCACCACCGCGCTGCTCTCCACCGACAACGCGCACGACGCGCTGACGGTCGCCGCCGAGCGGGTGCGCGAACTGGCCGACGCCGAGCTGGGGATGATCATGCTGCCCACCGGCGACGGCGGGCTGCGGGTCTCGCACGCCTCGGGCCGGGACGCCGAGTACGTGGTCGGCGAGCTGGTCCCCGGCGCCGGCTACGCGGCCAGGCTGCGCGACGGGGAGAGCGTCTTCATCGACGACATGTCAAAGGATCCGGCGCTGGTGATGCGCCTGGCCCGCCGCTACGGGCCCTCGATGGCGCTGCCGATGGTGGCCGGCGGGCAGGTGCTGGGCGGCCTGGTGGTCTGGCGGGCGCTGGGCGCCCGCCCGTTCAGCGATGTCACCAAGGAACTCGCGGCCACCTTCGCCTCGCAGGCCGCGCTGGCCCTGCGGCTGGCCGAGGGGCAGCACGACAAGCAGCGGCTGGCCGTCTTCCAGGACCGCGACCGGATCGCCCGCGACCTGCACGACCTGGTCATCCAGCGGCTCTTCGCCACCGGGATGATGCTGGAGAGCGCCGCCCGCCGGGCCGCCGTCCCCGAGGTCACCGAGCGGATCGGCCACGCGGTGGACGAACTCGACGCCACCATCCAGGAGGTGCGCACCACCATCTACGCCCTCCAGCACGACGACCACGGCGACGAACCGGACACCCTGCGCACCCGGGTGCTGCGCGAGGGCAGCCAGGCCGCCGCCGCGCTCGGCTTCAAGCCCTCGATGACCTTCACCGGCCCGGTGGAGAACCTGGTCGGGGATGCGACGGCTCGTCAACTGCTGGCCGCGCTGCGCGAGATGCTCTCCAACACGGCCCGCCACGCCCGTGCCTCCCGGGTCGTCGTCGAGGTCGACGCCACCGTCCACCTGGGCGACGACGGCCACCCCGTCTCGGGCGACCCCGAGGCCCTGGACCGCCCGGGGCGCCCCGGTGTGCTGCTCACCGTGACCGACGACGGCGTGGGCATCCCCGAGGGGGGCCGCCGCAGCGGCCTGGCCAATCTGCGCCGCCGGGCCGAGGCGCTGGGCGGCGACGCCTGGCACGAGCCGGGCCCGGACCGCCGGGGTACCCGGGTGCGGTGGTCGGCGCGGCTGTGA